One Gimesia aquarii DNA segment encodes these proteins:
- a CDS encoding PRC-barrel domain-containing protein: MKTTVISMKKRNFIRNKNESSTSGTRSAFRLQIEDGKETAMFFSANKLCRFHIDATDGECGKVKDFLFDDVLNITRYIVVNTGGWLIERQVLISPVAVSQPDFDSYVLPTVLSKKNIEDSPAIQSDLPVSRQHEHNMALYYNWPMYWDSINSSTNTSVTVEPKQIEGDPHLRSVSEITGYHIQCMEGAVGHVEDLIIDTESWCLRYLIIDTRDWLPSKKVIIAFDWITHITWEDRKVHIDLTQNQVKNAPTYDPRLPVNRAYETQLYDFYGRPSYW; the protein is encoded by the coding sequence ATGAAAACAACTGTAATAAGTATGAAAAAGCGAAATTTCATCAGAAATAAAAATGAATCCTCTACTAGTGGCACGCGATCTGCTTTTCGTCTTCAAATAGAAGATGGAAAGGAGACAGCAATGTTTTTTAGTGCTAATAAATTATGTAGATTTCATATCGATGCTACTGACGGTGAGTGTGGAAAAGTAAAGGATTTTTTGTTTGATGATGTTTTAAACATTACACGCTACATTGTTGTTAACACTGGTGGCTGGTTAATAGAACGTCAAGTACTGATCTCTCCTGTCGCCGTTAGTCAGCCAGATTTTGATTCTTATGTACTTCCAACAGTTCTATCGAAAAAAAACATCGAGGATTCACCAGCCATCCAGAGCGATCTTCCGGTCTCTCGGCAGCATGAACATAATATGGCTTTATACTACAACTGGCCCATGTATTGGGATTCAATTAATTCATCTACAAATACTAGTGTTACTGTGGAACCGAAACAGATTGAGGGTGATCCACACTTGAGAAGCGTTTCTGAAATTACTGGGTACCATATCCAGTGTATGGAAGGAGCAGTCGGCCATGTAGAAGATTTGATTATCGACACAGAAAGCTGGTGTTTGCGTTATTTAATCATTGATACACGTGATTGGCTGCCAAGTAAAAAAGTGATTATTGCGTTTGACTGGATCACACATATTACGTGGGAAGACCGCAAGGTTCATATTGATTTAACGCAAAATCAAGTGAAAAACGCACCTACTTATGATCCACGATTACCCGTTAATCGCGCGTATGAAACGCAGCTTTATGATTTCTATGGACGACCATCCTATTGGTAG
- a CDS encoding CsbD family protein, which yields MNKDQFEGKWKQIKGQVKEKWGDLTDDEVDQIDGKREQLVGKIQERYGIAKEEAEKQVRQFESSCGC from the coding sequence ATGAACAAAGATCAATTCGAAGGAAAATGGAAACAGATTAAAGGCCAAGTCAAGGAAAAATGGGGCGACCTGACAGACGATGAGGTGGACCAAATTGACGGAAAGCGTGAACAGCTTGTCGGTAAAATTCAGGAGCGATATGGAATCGCAAAAGAAGAAGCAGAAAAGCAGGTTCGCCAATTTGAAAGTTCCTGTGGATGCTAG
- a CDS encoding PRC-barrel domain-containing protein has product MNHYAVFAMTIAFGISTVIIARNSLADNNYSQNRLVAINYGVTQAGNLDDKTTGANIRASKLLGMNILNSKGKNVGEINDILLNATTGKVNYVAVTYGGLLGVGSKMFAIPYKAFQYRQNPNDKNEYALMLNVTQKQLEGAKGFDDQHWPNFADSKFTHELDHRYGVKRNKKAHDLSRSKAGQLDDKTTGANIRFSQMTGMNIYNSKGKNVGEINDIVLNASTGKINYAAVTYGGFLGVGNKMFAVPFKAFKVQRSKKDQDKYLLVLNVTEKQLEGAKGFDEKHWPNFADPDFNKELFERYGVKINVGGIDVEVDTKNNNN; this is encoded by the coding sequence ATGAACCATTATGCTGTATTTGCTATGACAATAGCATTTGGAATTTCTACAGTGATTATCGCAAGAAATTCTCTTGCTGATAATAATTATAGTCAGAATCGGTTAGTAGCTATCAATTACGGTGTAACTCAAGCTGGTAACCTGGATGATAAAACGACCGGAGCTAATATTCGCGCAAGCAAATTGTTAGGTATGAATATCCTGAATTCAAAAGGGAAAAACGTTGGTGAAATCAATGACATTTTGCTCAATGCTACCACAGGTAAAGTTAACTACGTTGCTGTGACATACGGAGGACTTCTGGGTGTTGGCAGTAAAATGTTCGCTATTCCATACAAAGCCTTCCAATACAGGCAAAACCCAAACGATAAGAACGAATACGCGTTAATGCTCAATGTAACTCAAAAACAACTTGAAGGAGCCAAAGGCTTTGATGATCAACATTGGCCCAACTTTGCTGATTCAAAATTCACTCACGAACTGGACCACCGGTATGGAGTGAAGCGAAACAAAAAAGCTCATGATCTGAGCCGGTCAAAAGCAGGTCAATTGGACGATAAAACGACCGGAGCCAACATTCGTTTCAGTCAGATGACTGGTATGAATATCTATAACTCAAAAGGAAAAAATGTTGGTGAAATTAACGACATCGTACTCAACGCTTCGACTGGTAAGATTAACTACGCTGCCGTCACATATGGAGGATTTTTGGGCGTTGGCAACAAAATGTTTGCTGTTCCGTTCAAAGCTTTCAAGGTTCAACGAAGTAAAAAAGACCAGGACAAGTATTTGTTAGTACTGAATGTCACAGAAAAACAACTTGAAGGGGCAAAAGGTTTCGACGAAAAACACTGGCCCAACTTCGCTGACCCCGATTTTAATAAAGAACTCTTTGAACGGTATGGAGTAAAGATAAATGTAGGTGGAATTGATGTAGAAGTTGACACTAAAAACAACAATAACTAG
- a CDS encoding DUF2254 domain-containing protein encodes MKARLINIWDSFRSSFWFIPTLMALLAIALAEGTNQIDQLLASSHHTIEFLSTTALAARSTLSSVAGATIALAGVVFSITVVTLSIASSQYGSRLVRNVMTDSIADIVIGQYVGTSLYCLLILRTVRDPDYSSTPFTPHVGTAVGLALGLICMGMLIWFIHHVATAIQAPKLIEAVSKDLNSTIDRLFPERVGEHHEDDVHTNSAPEEILSELRDTHIVIPAALEGYIEGIDGDSLIALATKMNGLIELNCKPGNFITKQQTLARVWSYDSDEKCTENEEMLMTSVNRVIIIGSTRTPRQDISYAALELVEVAVRALSPGINDPFTAMNCIDRLGGALGKLAKRPIPTLIRRDQDSIPRVIVTTADGFPEVLHDSFNLVRQYGASCVAVSLRILESLTGIASHLKRREDIDAIRQQAESLKVVFEKNNIAKTDREDFADRYHQLDEVLNSTLELFSHLSKNHNANNDSNN; translated from the coding sequence ATGAAAGCACGGCTCATCAATATCTGGGATTCGTTTCGCAGTAGTTTCTGGTTTATACCGACTCTGATGGCTTTACTGGCAATTGCTCTCGCTGAAGGAACAAACCAGATTGATCAGTTGCTGGCTTCGTCACATCATACGATTGAATTTCTCTCAACAACTGCACTAGCAGCACGTTCCACACTCTCGTCAGTAGCCGGAGCCACAATTGCCCTGGCTGGCGTTGTGTTTTCAATCACAGTTGTCACACTTTCTATCGCATCATCCCAATATGGTTCACGGCTGGTTCGTAATGTGATGACAGACAGCATTGCTGATATCGTCATTGGACAATACGTAGGGACAAGTCTTTACTGTCTCTTGATATTACGAACTGTGCGTGATCCGGATTATTCATCGACCCCGTTTACTCCACATGTCGGTACCGCAGTTGGTTTAGCCTTGGGGCTGATCTGTATGGGAATGTTAATCTGGTTTATTCACCACGTCGCGACAGCGATCCAAGCTCCGAAATTGATTGAAGCGGTCTCGAAAGACTTAAACAGTACTATTGATCGACTGTTTCCTGAACGCGTTGGGGAACATCATGAAGACGACGTTCATACAAATTCGGCCCCCGAAGAGATACTTTCCGAGCTCAGAGATACACATATTGTCATTCCCGCAGCTTTAGAAGGTTATATTGAAGGCATCGACGGCGATAGTCTCATCGCCCTGGCAACAAAAATGAATGGGCTTATAGAATTGAACTGTAAACCCGGTAATTTTATCACGAAACAACAGACTTTGGCTCGAGTCTGGTCATACGATTCTGACGAAAAATGCACTGAGAATGAAGAGATGCTCATGACGTCAGTCAATCGTGTCATCATTATCGGCTCTACGCGAACACCACGCCAGGACATCAGTTATGCCGCTTTAGAATTGGTCGAAGTTGCGGTACGGGCACTCTCCCCAGGAATTAATGATCCTTTTACAGCAATGAATTGTATTGATCGGCTCGGCGGTGCTCTTGGAAAGCTTGCCAAACGCCCCATTCCTACGCTGATACGAAGAGATCAAGATTCAATTCCGCGCGTAATTGTCACAACCGCAGATGGATTTCCAGAAGTTTTGCATGACTCATTCAACCTGGTACGCCAATATGGGGCCAGTTGTGTTGCGGTTTCGCTCCGCATTTTGGAATCTCTGACTGGGATCGCCAGTCATTTAAAACGGAGAGAGGATATTGATGCTATTCGCCAGCAAGCAGAGTCACTCAAAGTTGTATTTGAAAAAAACAACATCGCAAAGACTGATCGTGAAGATTTTGCAGACCGTTATCATCAGTTAGACGAGGTTTTGAATTCTACACTGGAGTTGTTTTCGCATTTGAGCAAAAACCATAATGCAAATAACGATTCAAATAATTAG
- a CDS encoding ANTAR domain-containing response regulator — protein MNIETESLEILIAHSNPETLSTLDQAVQELDHQIVDLVQSGEDIIKACEKHEPDLVISGVHMPDMDGIRALTLIGKENPVPGIIVTPKTDLELVEAAALDHIMAWMVEPLCEQDLGPTILLVYRRFEEFAELRKENQDLRIALIDRKVIERAKGILMKSASLNEGDAFRQLQKLASNKRMKLIDIAQAIIHAEGALDIVSND, from the coding sequence ATGAATATAGAAACAGAATCTCTTGAAATCTTGATTGCCCATAGCAATCCTGAAACTTTATCTACACTTGATCAAGCCGTACAGGAGCTTGATCATCAGATTGTAGACTTGGTTCAGTCGGGAGAAGATATTATTAAAGCGTGTGAGAAACATGAGCCTGATTTAGTTATTAGTGGGGTGCATATGCCTGACATGGACGGTATTCGGGCACTGACCTTGATTGGAAAAGAGAATCCGGTTCCTGGAATTATAGTGACTCCGAAAACAGACTTGGAACTGGTTGAGGCTGCAGCGCTCGACCATATTATGGCGTGGATGGTCGAGCCTCTCTGTGAGCAGGATTTAGGGCCAACGATTTTACTGGTTTATCGACGTTTCGAAGAATTTGCTGAACTCCGTAAAGAAAATCAAGACTTGCGAATAGCGTTAATAGATCGGAAAGTAATTGAACGAGCAAAAGGCATTCTGATGAAGTCTGCTAGTTTGAATGAAGGAGATGCGTTCAGGCAACTGCAAAAATTAGCTAGTAACAAACGCATGAAGCTCATTGATATTGCTCAGGCGATCATTCATGCCGAGGGTGCCTTAGATATTGTTTCGAACGACTGA
- a CDS encoding alkaline phosphatase family protein — translation MKKVLLIIIDALATRVVLPALQDGKLPNIQKLVDLGSLIPECTSIFPSITPAATCSIVTGAYPFEHGISGAYWYDTNSDEIAYFGSDLPAIINEGMDRYINDFQVKLNMDRLQIPTLFERIEQHGALRDAVVNFMWYRGTVEHETTTPALLKLTPGVSLASSMRGPHSMFLGDFVSTPLYGTALSARGGLSRRFGFHDEATADYLLALAEQNALPDFTLAYFPNNDFDSHAEGPENALPTLQAFDEHLGQLFETQGGIEKMLEEFAILITGDHSQSDLDENPAVDLNEVLEKFPLVEAGKPWEAHEDMKVCPNMRSAQIYMRPELWTRRTEVIDCLLKCNDIDQVIWSDHESGLNDAKKAAFHVHTQDRGRLVFQPALEKQGNAVDCYGTPWVWKGDLSAVDAQVTSNSEIQFGDYPNAFERIATSFSENTGNLWVTARLGKEFCLPTMKCNLAGSHGSLHYLDSTAPLIAAGLPSQFELRSSLRIIDIAPICLQLLSLESPRIPGVSAIMNSIDRSS, via the coding sequence ATGAAAAAAGTGTTACTAATCATCATCGATGCGTTGGCGACCCGCGTTGTGCTGCCAGCATTACAAGACGGAAAACTGCCAAATATCCAAAAGCTCGTTGACCTAGGCTCATTAATTCCAGAATGTACGTCAATCTTCCCTTCAATTACTCCCGCAGCAACTTGCTCGATTGTGACAGGGGCTTATCCTTTCGAACATGGCATATCAGGGGCCTATTGGTATGACACTAATTCAGATGAAATTGCCTATTTCGGTTCAGATTTGCCAGCCATTATAAACGAAGGCATGGACCGCTACATCAACGATTTTCAAGTCAAGTTGAACATGGATCGTTTACAAATCCCTACACTCTTCGAAAGGATCGAACAACATGGTGCTTTGCGCGACGCGGTAGTGAACTTCATGTGGTATCGCGGGACGGTTGAGCATGAAACGACAACTCCTGCGCTTCTAAAGCTGACCCCTGGAGTTTCTTTAGCAAGTAGTATGCGTGGCCCTCATAGCATGTTTCTTGGAGATTTTGTTTCTACTCCTCTTTATGGTACTGCCCTTTCTGCACGTGGAGGTTTATCACGTCGTTTCGGATTTCATGATGAAGCCACTGCGGATTATCTTCTGGCACTTGCAGAACAGAACGCCCTGCCAGATTTCACTTTGGCCTATTTCCCTAACAACGATTTCGATAGCCATGCTGAAGGACCAGAGAATGCGCTTCCCACCTTACAAGCCTTTGATGAGCATTTAGGACAACTATTCGAAACACAAGGTGGAATTGAAAAAATGCTGGAGGAGTTCGCCATTTTGATTACGGGTGACCATTCTCAAAGTGACCTGGATGAGAATCCAGCCGTTGACCTCAATGAAGTGCTTGAGAAATTTCCATTAGTTGAAGCAGGCAAGCCATGGGAAGCCCATGAGGATATGAAAGTCTGCCCGAATATGCGGTCGGCTCAAATCTATATGCGACCAGAACTTTGGACGCGCCGCACAGAAGTCATTGACTGCCTGCTGAAGTGCAACGATATTGACCAAGTCATCTGGTCAGACCATGAAAGTGGACTAAATGACGCTAAAAAAGCAGCATTTCATGTTCATACGCAAGACCGAGGTCGATTGGTATTCCAACCCGCACTTGAAAAACAGGGAAATGCCGTCGATTGCTATGGAACCCCCTGGGTCTGGAAAGGAGATTTATCTGCAGTCGATGCTCAAGTTACTTCAAATAGTGAGATTCAATTTGGTGATTACCCAAATGCGTTTGAGCGTATTGCCACGAGTTTTTCTGAAAATACAGGAAACCTTTGGGTCACGGCTCGACTTGGAAAAGAGTTTTGTCTCCCAACGATGAAATGTAATCTGGCTGGATCGCACGGTTCCCTGCACTACTTAGATTCGACAGCACCATTAATTGCAGCAGGGTTGCCAAGTCAATTCGAACTACGA